Proteins from a single region of Mycobacteriales bacterium:
- a CDS encoding phage holin family protein, giving the protein MCAVGILIRIVLNAVAVWVATLLVGGVNVTTDDTGKKVLTLVVIGAILGLVNATIKPVVKLLSLPLVILTLGLFALVINGLLFWLVAAVSNAAGAPFEVDGFWAGFWGAIVVSIVSWLLSIVVPDGDD; this is encoded by the coding sequence ATGTGCGCCGTGGGAATCCTCATCAGGATCGTGCTCAACGCGGTCGCCGTCTGGGTTGCGACGCTGCTGGTCGGCGGGGTGAACGTGACGACGGACGACACCGGCAAGAAGGTGCTCACGCTGGTGGTGATCGGCGCGATCCTCGGCCTGGTCAACGCGACGATCAAGCCGGTGGTCAAGCTGCTGTCGCTGCCGCTGGTCATCCTCACGCTCGGGCTGTTCGCGCTGGTCATCAACGGGCTGCTGTTCTGGCTGGTGGCGGCGGTGAGCAACGCGGCCGGGGCGCCGTTCGAGGTGGACGGGTTCTGGGCCGGGTTCTGGGGCGCGATCGTCGTCAGCATCGTCAGCTGGCTCCTGTCGATCGTCGTGCCCGACGGCGACGACTAG
- a CDS encoding pyridoxamine 5'-phosphate oxidase family protein: protein MTAATPRAERPHMPGYGTLPPEEGTGLLPWSWAEQQLTAARNLWVVTLFPDGRPQQSAVWGTWHAGGVLFSCASTSAKARNIARDPRVSVSTEDANDPIVVSGTAAELSGTEDLTAAVAALNAKYPGSYRVPEQGPSGFYLVTPGRAYGLRHDDFAGSPTRWTF, encoded by the coding sequence ATGACCGCAGCGACGCCGCGGGCCGAGCGCCCGCACATGCCCGGGTACGGCACGCTCCCGCCGGAGGAGGGGACCGGGCTGCTGCCCTGGTCCTGGGCCGAGCAGCAGCTGACGGCCGCCCGCAACCTCTGGGTGGTGACGCTCTTCCCGGACGGCCGGCCGCAGCAGTCCGCGGTCTGGGGGACCTGGCACGCCGGGGGTGTGCTGTTCAGCTGCGCCTCGACCTCGGCCAAGGCCCGCAACATCGCCCGGGACCCCCGGGTGTCGGTCTCGACCGAGGACGCCAACGACCCGATCGTCGTCTCCGGCACCGCGGCCGAGCTGTCCGGGACCGAGGACCTCACGGCGGCGGTGGCCGCGCTCAACGCCAAGTACCCGGGGTCGTACCGGGTGCCCGAACAGGGGCCCAGCGGCTTCTACCTGGTCACTCCCGGGCGCGCGTACGGGCTGCGGCACGACGACTTCGCCGGCTCGCCGACCCGCTGGACGTTCTGA
- a CDS encoding DUF3145 domain-containing protein, translating to MPTRGVVYVHSCPPAVVPHAEWAISGVLGTRVTLSWTAQPAAPGQLRAESAYTGKPGTASKIAAALRSWSMVRFEVTEDPAEGYDGERISYVPGRGVYRTSTGANGDIVVGEEQLRALVATARTAEDYAHTLDNLLGAAWDSELEPYRHAGDGAPITWLHQVV from the coding sequence GTGCCGACCCGTGGCGTTGTCTACGTCCACTCGTGCCCACCTGCCGTGGTGCCGCACGCTGAGTGGGCCATCTCCGGAGTGCTCGGCACCCGGGTGACTTTGTCGTGGACCGCGCAGCCCGCCGCACCGGGCCAGCTGCGGGCCGAGAGCGCGTACACCGGCAAGCCGGGCACCGCGAGCAAGATCGCGGCGGCGCTGCGGTCCTGGTCGATGGTGCGGTTCGAGGTGACCGAGGACCCGGCCGAGGGGTACGACGGGGAGCGGATCTCCTACGTCCCCGGCCGCGGCGTCTACCGCACCTCCACCGGCGCGAACGGCGACATCGTGGTGGGGGAGGAGCAGCTGCGGGCCCTGGTCGCGACGGCCCGGACGGCCGAGGACTACGCCCACACGCTGGACAACCTGCTCGGCGCCGCCTGGGACTCCGAGCTGGAGCCGTACCGCCACGCCGGCGACGGCGCTCCCATCACCTGGTTGCATCAGGTGGTGTGA
- a CDS encoding carboxyl transferase domain-containing protein codes for MRPLAPFDNSGVYVASGTVAGGRIVAFASDPQKMGGAMGSEGCRHIVDAIDTAVRERVPVVGLWHSGGARLAEGVEALDAVGQVFAAMVRASGRVPQLSIVLGPAAGGAAYGPALTDIVVMGPGGRVFVTGPDVVRSVTGEDVDMERLGGPDTHGRRSGVVHVVASSDEAALEKGRALAELLARPGRVDATDIPDSDLGKLLPDNPKRAYDVHPLITGLLDEGTEIVELHAKWAPNVVTSLGRFGGRTVGVVANNPLRLGGCLDSTSAEKAARFVRMCDAFGVPLLVIVDVPGYLPGVGQEWDGVVRRGAKLLHAFAEAVVPRVTLITRKSYGGAYIAMNSRSLGATAVYAWPDAQVAVMGASAAVGILHRRKLAAAPPGEREALHAQLAAEHEKGAGGVGRALEIGAVDRVIVPSETRRVLAEALAVAPPGRGAHGNIPL; via the coding sequence ATGCGTCCGCTCGCCCCGTTCGACAACAGCGGCGTGTACGTGGCCTCCGGCACCGTCGCCGGCGGCCGGATCGTCGCCTTCGCCAGCGACCCGCAGAAGATGGGCGGCGCGATGGGGTCGGAGGGCTGCCGGCACATCGTCGACGCCATCGACACCGCGGTCCGCGAGCGCGTCCCGGTGGTCGGGCTCTGGCACTCCGGCGGCGCCCGGCTGGCCGAGGGCGTCGAGGCGCTGGACGCGGTCGGGCAGGTCTTCGCCGCGATGGTGCGGGCCTCCGGCCGGGTGCCGCAGCTCTCGATCGTGCTCGGCCCGGCCGCCGGCGGCGCCGCGTACGGTCCGGCGCTGACCGACATCGTCGTGATGGGCCCGGGCGGGCGGGTGTTCGTCACCGGCCCGGACGTGGTCCGCTCGGTCACCGGCGAGGACGTCGACATGGAGCGGCTCGGCGGCCCGGACACGCACGGCCGCCGGTCCGGGGTCGTGCACGTGGTCGCGTCCTCGGACGAGGCCGCGCTGGAGAAGGGCCGGGCGCTGGCCGAGCTGCTGGCCCGGCCCGGCCGGGTCGACGCCACCGACATCCCGGACAGCGACCTCGGCAAGCTGCTGCCGGACAACCCGAAGCGCGCGTACGACGTCCACCCGCTGATCACCGGGCTGCTGGACGAGGGCACCGAGATCGTCGAGCTGCACGCCAAGTGGGCGCCGAACGTGGTCACCTCGCTGGGCCGCTTCGGCGGCCGGACGGTCGGCGTGGTCGCCAACAACCCGCTGCGGCTGGGTGGCTGCCTGGACTCGACCTCGGCCGAGAAGGCGGCGCGGTTCGTGCGGATGTGCGACGCGTTCGGGGTGCCGCTGCTGGTGATCGTGGACGTGCCGGGGTACCTGCCCGGTGTCGGCCAGGAGTGGGACGGCGTGGTCCGGCGCGGGGCCAAGCTGCTGCACGCGTTCGCCGAGGCGGTCGTGCCGCGGGTGACGCTGATCACCCGCAAGTCGTACGGGGGCGCGTACATCGCGATGAACTCCCGGTCCCTCGGCGCCACCGCGGTCTACGCCTGGCCGGACGCGCAGGTCGCGGTCATGGGCGCCTCCGCGGCGGTCGGCATCCTGCACCGGCGCAAGCTCGCCGCCGCGCCACCCGGGGAGCGCGAGGCCCTGCACGCGCAGCTCGCGGCCGAGCACGAGAAGGGCGCCGGCGGGGTCGGCCGGGCGCTGGAGATCGGCGCGGTCGACCGCGTGATCGTGCCGAGCGAGACCCGGCGGGTGCTGGCCGAGGCCCTCGCCGTCGCCCCGCCCGGGCGCGGCGCCCACGGCAACATCCCCCTCTAG
- the fabF gene encoding beta-ketoacyl-ACP synthase II, which yields MSERPIVVVTGLGATTPLGGDVASTWDGLLAGNSGVSLLEDEWARDFPARLVARMTVEPTSQLERVEARRLDRCQQAALVAGREAWADAGFDPVPKSKDGVPNETVRGVDPERLAVVVGSGIGGATTMLGQDDVLEERGVRRVSPLTVPMLMPNGPAASLSLEFGARAGVHATVSACASGAEAISLAADLIRLGRADVVVCGGTEAVVDKLPMAGFAQMRAMSTRNDEPDRASRPFDKGRDGFVLGEGAGILILESAEHAAARGARVYAEIAGAGITSDGYHITAPDPTGSGAARAITLALRDAGVSAADVVHVNAHATSTPTGDLAEAAAIRAAVGDHPLVSAPKSMLGHLLGAAGAVETIATVLSVRDGVVPITRNLENLDDGVELDVVSTEARRLPVPVAVNNAFGFGGHNVALVVRQI from the coding sequence ATGAGCGAGCGGCCGATCGTCGTCGTCACCGGGCTCGGCGCCACCACCCCGCTCGGCGGGGACGTGGCCTCGACCTGGGACGGTCTGCTCGCCGGCAACTCCGGGGTGAGCCTGCTCGAGGACGAGTGGGCCCGCGACTTCCCGGCCCGACTGGTGGCCCGGATGACGGTCGAGCCGACTTCGCAGCTGGAGCGGGTCGAGGCCCGCCGGCTGGACCGCTGCCAGCAGGCCGCCCTGGTGGCCGGCCGGGAGGCGTGGGCCGACGCCGGCTTCGACCCGGTGCCCAAGAGCAAGGACGGGGTGCCGAACGAGACCGTCCGGGGCGTGGACCCGGAGCGGCTGGCCGTCGTGGTCGGCAGCGGGATCGGCGGCGCCACCACCATGCTCGGCCAGGACGACGTCCTGGAGGAGCGCGGCGTACGGCGGGTGTCCCCGCTGACCGTGCCGATGCTCATGCCGAACGGGCCGGCCGCCTCGCTCAGCCTCGAGTTCGGCGCCCGGGCCGGGGTGCACGCCACGGTCAGCGCCTGCGCCAGCGGCGCCGAGGCGATCTCGCTGGCCGCGGACCTGATCCGGCTCGGCCGGGCCGACGTCGTCGTCTGCGGCGGCACCGAGGCCGTGGTGGACAAGCTGCCGATGGCCGGGTTCGCGCAGATGCGGGCGATGTCGACCCGCAACGACGAGCCCGACCGGGCCTCCCGGCCGTTCGACAAGGGCCGGGACGGGTTCGTGCTCGGCGAGGGCGCCGGCATCCTGATCCTGGAGAGCGCCGAGCATGCCGCCGCCCGCGGCGCCCGGGTGTACGCGGAGATCGCCGGCGCCGGCATCACCTCCGACGGCTACCACATCACCGCGCCCGACCCGACCGGCAGCGGCGCGGCCCGGGCGATCACGCTCGCGCTCCGCGACGCCGGCGTCAGCGCGGCCGACGTGGTGCACGTGAACGCGCACGCGACCTCGACCCCGACCGGCGACCTCGCCGAGGCGGCCGCGATCCGGGCCGCGGTGGGCGACCATCCGCTGGTCAGCGCGCCCAAGTCGATGCTCGGCCACCTCCTGGGTGCGGCCGGCGCGGTCGAAACCATCGCCACCGTGCTCAGTGTCCGTGACGGGGTGGTCCCCATCACGCGCAACCTTGAGAATCTGGACGACGGGGTCGAGCTGGACGTGGTCTCGACCGAGGCCCGCCGGCTGCCGGTACCCGTCGCCGTCAACAACGCCTTCGGCTTCGGTGGTCACAACGTGGCCCTCGTCGTCCGCCAGATCTGA
- a CDS encoding acyl carrier protein → MPKRTHEGDAVANEEIKDGLAEILEEVAGVLPADVSEEKSFTDDLDVDSLSMVEIALAAEERFGVKIPDNELANLKTVGDAVSFIEKAKASA, encoded by the coding sequence ATTCCGAAGAGAACACACGAAGGAGACGCAGTGGCGAACGAAGAGATCAAGGACGGCCTGGCGGAGATCCTCGAGGAGGTCGCCGGCGTGCTGCCGGCCGACGTCAGCGAGGAGAAGTCGTTCACCGACGACCTGGACGTCGACTCGCTGTCCATGGTCGAGATCGCGCTGGCGGCCGAGGAGCGCTTCGGCGTGAAGATCCCGGACAACGAGCTGGCCAACCTCAAGACGGTCGGTGACGCGGTCAGCTTCATCGAGAAGGCCAAGGCCTCGGCATGA
- a CDS encoding beta-ketoacyl-ACP synthase III codes for MNVRPAVPGARLLGLGEHQPATVVTNADLAARMDTTDEWIRSRVGVASRRIAGPQESVEDMAVAAGGKALAASGLAPDDIDLVVVATCTMPTPIPSAAAQVASRLGITAPGAYDLNGACAGFVYGLSAAASAVTAGAARNVLLVGSEKLSDWVDQNDRSTAIIFADGAGAAVVGPAATVEDVGIGPVAWGSAGESAELIRIPSRTQFLGQEGQAVFRWATTALAPVALEACRRAGIEATELAAFIPHQANLRIVEAIARRLGAPGVRVADDIVEAGNTSSASIPLALARMAARGEVRSGDPVLLLGFGAGLTYAGQVVLCP; via the coding sequence ATGAACGTCCGGCCCGCGGTACCCGGGGCCCGGCTGCTCGGCCTGGGCGAGCACCAGCCCGCCACCGTGGTCACCAACGCCGACCTGGCCGCCCGGATGGACACCACCGACGAGTGGATCCGCAGCCGGGTCGGTGTCGCCAGCCGGCGGATCGCCGGGCCGCAGGAGTCGGTCGAGGACATGGCCGTCGCCGCCGGCGGCAAGGCGCTGGCCGCGAGCGGGCTGGCCCCGGACGACATCGACCTGGTCGTGGTCGCGACCTGCACGATGCCGACCCCGATCCCGAGCGCGGCGGCCCAGGTGGCCAGCCGGCTGGGCATCACGGCCCCGGGCGCGTACGACCTCAACGGCGCCTGCGCCGGCTTCGTCTACGGCCTGTCCGCGGCCGCGTCGGCGGTCACCGCCGGCGCCGCCCGCAACGTGCTGCTGGTCGGGTCGGAGAAGCTCTCGGACTGGGTCGACCAGAACGACCGCTCGACCGCGATCATCTTCGCCGACGGCGCCGGGGCGGCCGTGGTCGGACCGGCCGCGACCGTCGAGGACGTCGGCATCGGGCCGGTGGCCTGGGGCAGCGCGGGCGAGTCCGCCGAGCTGATCCGGATCCCGAGCCGGACCCAGTTCCTCGGTCAGGAGGGCCAGGCGGTCTTCCGCTGGGCCACCACCGCGCTCGCGCCGGTGGCGCTGGAGGCCTGCCGGCGGGCCGGCATCGAGGCCACCGAGCTGGCCGCGTTCATCCCGCACCAGGCCAACCTGCGTATCGTCGAGGCCATCGCCCGCAGGCTGGGCGCTCCCGGGGTACGGGTCGCCGACGACATCGTCGAGGCCGGGAACACGTCCTCGGCGTCGATCCCACTGGCGCTGGCCCGGATGGCCGCGCGGGGCGAGGTGCGCTCCGGCGACCCGGTGCTGCTGCTCGGCTTCGGCGCCGGGCTGACGTACGCCGGGCAGGTCGTGCTCTGCCCCTAG
- a CDS encoding SDR family oxidoreductase yields MSRVAYVSGGGTGIGRATAAALARDDWTVVVLGRREGPLAETVEEVGKAVPGAVVHAVTADLADPEQVERAVARAAELAGPDVDAVVNIAGGTSALPDGTLAEVAAEWADEWRTNVLTAVLLTTALLPRLRTPDARVVNLSSIAALRGGGSYGAAKAGLHPWTWDLASRLGRGGTANLVAPGYVEDTGFFRDSMTPQRRERLIGQTPTGRPGRPQDVAETIRWLLTPAAGHVSGQIIQVNGGALAGRG; encoded by the coding sequence ATGAGCAGGGTCGCGTACGTCTCCGGCGGCGGCACCGGCATCGGCCGGGCCACCGCCGCCGCGCTCGCCCGCGACGACTGGACCGTGGTCGTGCTCGGCCGCCGGGAGGGCCCGCTGGCCGAGACCGTCGAGGAGGTCGGGAAGGCCGTGCCGGGTGCGGTCGTGCACGCCGTGACCGCGGACCTGGCCGACCCGGAGCAGGTCGAGCGGGCCGTCGCCCGGGCCGCCGAGCTGGCCGGGCCGGACGTGGACGCGGTGGTGAACATCGCCGGCGGCACGTCCGCGCTGCCGGACGGCACCCTGGCCGAGGTCGCGGCCGAGTGGGCCGACGAGTGGCGGACGAACGTGCTGACCGCCGTACTGCTGACCACCGCGCTGCTGCCCCGGCTGCGTACGCCGGACGCCCGGGTGGTCAACCTCAGCTCGATCGCCGCCCTGCGCGGCGGCGGGTCGTACGGGGCGGCCAAGGCCGGTCTGCACCCCTGGACCTGGGACCTCGCGTCCCGGCTGGGGCGGGGCGGGACGGCCAACCTGGTCGCCCCCGGGTACGTCGAGGACACCGGCTTCTTCCGCGACTCGATGACCCCGCAGCGGCGTGAGCGGCTCATCGGGCAGACCCCGACCGGACGCCCCGGCCGCCCCCAGGACGTGGCCGAGACGATCCGCTGGCTGCTGACCCCGGCCGCCGGGCACGTCAGCGGCCAGATCATCCAGGTCAACGGGGGTGCGCTGGCGGGGCGGGGGTAA
- a CDS encoding helix-turn-helix domain-containing protein, whose protein sequence is MTTTPPPAATLRRLERASGALATKSVARMDETLTWFRDMPADQRSWVMLIAQAGIASFVEWLRSPGDAPRLTTEVFRAGPQELARSVNLQQAVELVRVTVEVVESEVESFGAPGEEAQLREAVLRYSREIAFAAAGVYAGVAELRGAWDARLEALVVDVLLRGDVDDTLLSRASALGWAAMTPVAVVIGAAPKGHPEQILDAVQRAARHAGVDVLAGVPGDRLVVVLGGVADAVAGTRPLLPEFGSGPVVIGPTVADLGAAGASARAALAGIRAVPGWPAAPRPVLAADLLAERALSGDEEARRTLVEDVYRPLSEAGSALLDTVTAYAESGSTLEGAARTLFVHPNTVRYRLRRVAEVCGRTPTDPRDLLTLQLALVLGRLEN, encoded by the coding sequence GTGACCACCACGCCACCACCGGCCGCGACGCTGCGCCGGCTGGAGCGCGCGTCCGGCGCGCTGGCGACCAAGAGCGTGGCCCGGATGGACGAGACCCTGACCTGGTTCCGGGACATGCCGGCCGACCAGCGGTCCTGGGTGATGCTGATCGCGCAGGCCGGCATCGCCTCGTTCGTGGAGTGGCTGCGTTCCCCCGGCGACGCGCCCCGGCTGACCACCGAGGTCTTCCGGGCCGGGCCGCAGGAGCTGGCCCGCTCGGTGAACCTCCAGCAGGCGGTCGAGCTGGTCCGGGTCACGGTCGAGGTGGTCGAGAGCGAGGTCGAGAGCTTCGGCGCCCCCGGCGAGGAGGCCCAGCTGCGCGAGGCCGTGCTGCGCTACAGCCGGGAGATCGCATTCGCCGCCGCCGGGGTGTACGCGGGGGTGGCGGAGCTCCGCGGCGCCTGGGACGCCCGGCTGGAGGCGCTGGTCGTCGACGTGCTGCTGCGCGGCGACGTGGACGACACCCTGCTGTCCCGGGCCAGCGCGCTCGGCTGGGCCGCGATGACCCCGGTCGCGGTCGTGATCGGAGCCGCCCCCAAGGGGCATCCGGAGCAGATCCTGGACGCGGTCCAGCGGGCGGCCCGGCACGCCGGGGTCGACGTACTGGCCGGCGTACCGGGAGACCGGCTGGTGGTGGTGCTCGGCGGGGTGGCGGACGCGGTCGCCGGCACCCGGCCGCTGCTGCCCGAGTTCGGGTCCGGGCCGGTGGTGATCGGGCCGACCGTGGCCGACCTCGGCGCCGCGGGGGCGTCGGCGCGGGCGGCGCTGGCCGGGATCAGGGCCGTGCCGGGCTGGCCGGCCGCCCCCCGGCCGGTGCTGGCGGCGGACCTGCTGGCCGAGCGGGCGCTGTCCGGCGACGAGGAGGCCCGCCGGACGCTGGTCGAGGACGTCTACCGGCCGCTGTCCGAGGCCGGCTCGGCCCTGCTGGACACCGTCACCGCGTACGCGGAGAGCGGCAGCACGCTGGAGGGCGCGGCCCGGACGCTGTTCGTGCACCCCAACACCGTGCGGTACCGGCTGCGCCGGGTCGCCGAGGTCTGCGGCCGGACCCCGACGGACCCGCGCGACCTGCTCACGCTGCAGCTCGCGCTCGTCCTCGGCCGCCTGGAGAACTGA
- a CDS encoding PHP domain-containing protein yields MTSPRDPVDDLRRIAFLMERRHEATYRVRAFRRAADVLSEIPVDSLHRRVELGTLRQLPGIGEKTAAVVAQSLSGETPDYLVGLEDGAGEPVNERADGSRLDAPTPAGVALRHALRGDLHTHSLWSDGGSPIREMAIAARDLGHEYMVLTDHSPRLTVANGLTAERLRAQLVEVALLNEDLAPFRILTGIEVDILDDGALDQTGELLSQLDLVVASVHSKLRMPSGPMTRRMLAAVRNPHTDVLGHCTGRMVTGSRERPESEFDAAAVFAACASEGVAVEINSRPERLDPPKRLLREAVEAGCVFSVDSDAHAPGQLDWLPYGCERAVDCGVPTARVVNTKTADRLLAWTDR; encoded by the coding sequence GTGACGTCCCCGCGCGACCCCGTCGACGATCTACGCCGGATCGCCTTCCTCATGGAGCGGCGGCACGAGGCGACCTACCGGGTCCGGGCCTTCCGCCGGGCCGCCGACGTGCTGTCCGAGATCCCGGTCGACTCGCTGCACCGCCGCGTCGAGCTGGGCACGCTGCGGCAGCTGCCCGGCATCGGCGAGAAGACCGCGGCCGTGGTCGCCCAGTCGCTGTCCGGCGAGACGCCGGACTACCTGGTCGGGCTGGAGGACGGCGCGGGCGAGCCGGTCAACGAGCGCGCCGACGGTTCCCGGCTGGACGCGCCGACGCCGGCCGGCGTCGCGCTGCGGCACGCCCTGCGCGGCGACCTGCACACCCACTCGCTCTGGTCCGACGGCGGCTCGCCGATCCGGGAGATGGCGATCGCCGCCCGCGACCTCGGCCACGAGTACATGGTGCTGACCGACCACTCGCCCCGGCTGACCGTCGCCAACGGGCTGACCGCGGAGCGGCTGCGGGCCCAGCTGGTCGAGGTCGCGCTGCTCAACGAGGACCTGGCGCCGTTCCGGATCCTGACCGGGATCGAGGTCGACATCCTCGACGACGGCGCGCTGGACCAGACCGGCGAGCTGCTGAGTCAGCTCGACCTGGTCGTCGCGAGCGTGCACTCCAAGCTGCGGATGCCGAGCGGGCCGATGACCAGGCGGATGCTGGCCGCGGTCCGCAACCCGCACACCGACGTGCTCGGGCACTGCACCGGCCGGATGGTGACCGGCTCCCGGGAACGGCCGGAGTCGGAGTTCGACGCCGCGGCCGTGTTCGCGGCCTGCGCCTCCGAGGGCGTGGCGGTCGAGATCAACTCCCGGCCGGAACGGCTGGACCCGCCCAAGCGGCTGCTCCGGGAGGCGGTCGAGGCCGGCTGCGTGTTCTCCGTCGACAGCGACGCGCACGCGCCCGGCCAGCTGGACTGGCTGCCGTACGGGTGCGAGCGGGCGGTCGACTGCGGCGTCCCGACGGCGCGGGTGGTCAACACGAAGACCGCGGACAGGCTGCTGGCCTGGACCGACAGGTGA
- a CDS encoding pirin family protein, producing MIVRAGSRGSTVTDWLDSRHSFSYGAAYDPANTHFGLLLACNEDRLTAGSGFPSHPHRDIEVVTWVVSGVLAHADDAGHRGSARPGVVQRMSAGDGVRHSEYAVGGPAHYVQMWLRPATVGGPPAYDTVPVGPGLTEVTPLRQPSATLVAGRLEPGGSVTLAAEYLHLLVVSGSARIGTDELGAGDALRQAGDGPVTVRTDTGTELLAWRMRSGLPVG from the coding sequence GTGATCGTCCGGGCCGGGTCCCGGGGCTCGACCGTGACCGACTGGCTCGACTCCCGGCACTCGTTCTCCTACGGCGCCGCGTACGACCCGGCCAACACCCACTTCGGGCTGCTGCTGGCCTGCAACGAGGACCGGCTGACGGCCGGGTCCGGCTTCCCGTCGCATCCCCACCGCGACATCGAGGTCGTCACCTGGGTGGTGTCCGGGGTCCTCGCGCACGCCGACGATGCCGGTCACCGGGGCTCGGCCCGGCCCGGCGTCGTGCAGCGGATGAGCGCGGGTGACGGCGTCCGGCACAGCGAGTACGCCGTCGGCGGGCCGGCCCACTACGTGCAGATGTGGCTCCGGCCGGCGACCGTCGGCGGGCCCCCGGCGTACGACACGGTGCCGGTCGGGCCCGGGCTGACCGAGGTGACGCCGCTGCGGCAGCCCTCCGCGACGCTCGTCGCCGGGCGGCTGGAGCCGGGCGGGTCCGTGACGCTGGCGGCGGAGTACCTGCACCTGCTCGTCGTGAGCGGGAGCGCCAGGATCGGGACCGACGAGCTGGGCGCCGGGGACGCCCTGCGGCAGGCCGGTGACGGGCCGGTGACGGTCCGCACCGATACCGGGACAGAACTGCTCGCCTGGCGGATGCGGTCCGGGCTGCCGGTCGGGTAG
- a CDS encoding M20 family metallopeptidase: MEPARDLLAAAVDLQPGTVALRRRLHRRPEVGLTLPETQATVLDAIAGLPLKVTTGTAVTSVVGVLEGGRPGPAVLLRGDMDALPMPEDTGLEFASEIPGVMHACGHDTHVAMLVGAAKLLSARQDSLAGRVVFMWQPGEEGYGGAPVMIEEGVLDAAGSPVESAFALHITTQQPSGVVAVRPGPAMASSDTIRIVVTGRGGHASNPTAGLDPVPIAAAIVQGIQTMVTREVNVFDPAVVTIAKITAGTTDNVIPETAEMLGTMRTLSEQTRASVKERLHRLAPGIAAAFGATAEVTIEEGYPVVVNSLAAADLVHSTALGMLGPDRALLEKDPIMGAEDWSYVLQRVPGAMTWLGACPPDLDPASSPSNHSNRVVFDENAMAVGVATHAAVALAALEAKPAGW, translated from the coding sequence ATGGAACCCGCTCGCGACCTGCTCGCCGCCGCCGTCGACCTCCAGCCCGGGACCGTGGCGTTGCGGCGCCGGCTGCACCGCCGCCCCGAGGTCGGCCTCACCCTGCCCGAGACCCAGGCGACCGTGCTCGACGCGATCGCCGGGCTGCCGCTGAAGGTGACCACCGGGACGGCGGTCACCTCGGTCGTCGGCGTGCTCGAGGGCGGCCGCCCCGGGCCGGCCGTGCTGCTGCGCGGCGACATGGACGCGCTGCCCATGCCGGAGGACACCGGCCTGGAGTTCGCCTCCGAGATCCCCGGTGTCATGCACGCCTGCGGGCACGACACGCACGTCGCGATGCTGGTCGGCGCGGCCAAGCTGCTCTCGGCCCGGCAGGACTCGCTCGCCGGCCGGGTCGTGTTCATGTGGCAGCCGGGGGAGGAGGGCTACGGCGGCGCCCCGGTGATGATCGAGGAGGGCGTGCTGGACGCGGCCGGGTCGCCGGTGGAGTCGGCGTTCGCGCTGCACATCACCACCCAGCAGCCGTCCGGCGTCGTCGCGGTCCGGCCCGGGCCGGCGATGGCGTCCTCGGACACCATCCGGATCGTGGTCACCGGTCGCGGCGGGCACGCCTCCAACCCGACCGCCGGGCTCGACCCGGTCCCGATCGCGGCCGCGATCGTGCAGGGGATCCAGACGATGGTCACCCGTGAGGTGAACGTCTTCGACCCGGCCGTGGTCACCATCGCCAAGATCACCGCCGGCACCACCGACAACGTCATCCCGGAGACCGCGGAGATGCTCGGCACGATGCGGACGCTGTCGGAGCAGACCCGGGCCTCGGTCAAGGAGCGGCTGCACCGGCTGGCCCCCGGGATCGCGGCGGCGTTCGGGGCGACCGCGGAGGTGACGATCGAGGAGGGCTACCCGGTCGTGGTCAACTCCCTGGCCGCCGCGGACCTGGTCCACTCGACCGCGCTGGGGATGCTCGGGCCGGACCGGGCGCTGCTGGAGAAGGACCCGATCATGGGCGCCGAGGACTGGTCGTACGTGCTGCAGCGGGTGCCCGGGGCGATGACCTGGCTCGGCGCCTGCCCGCCCGACCTGGACCCGGCGTCCTCGCCCTCCAACCACTCCAACCGGGTCGTCTTCGACGAGAACGCCATGGCCGTCGGCGTGGCCACCCACGCCGCCGTCGCCCTCGCCGCCCTGGAAGCCAAACCCGCCGGCTGGTGA